In Corylus avellana chromosome ca2, CavTom2PMs-1.0, the following proteins share a genomic window:
- the LOC132169969 gene encoding G-type lectin S-receptor-like serine/threonine-protein kinase At1g11330 has translation MLLFDTGEAYKKFSSEDNLEDNVNQVKLQELPLFNLQELASATNNFHQSNKLGQGGFGPVYRGKLSNQQEIAVKRLSRASGQGQEEFMNEVVVISKLQHRNLVKLLGCCVEGEEKMLVYEYMPNKSLDTFLFDSIKPKLLDWRRHFNIIEGISRGLLYLHRDSRLRIIHRDLKASNILLDEELNPKISDFGLARIFGGNEDQANTKRVVGTYGYMSPEYAMEGRFSEKSDVFSFGVLLLEIVSGRRNSSFYDDEQDMSLLRFAWKMWNANNIVALTDPMIREPCFEMEILRCIHVGLLCVQEFAKDRPTVSIVISMLKSETLDLPLPKQPAFTERQIALDADSSQHNSSKCSVNNVTATMVQGR, from the exons aTGTTATTGTTCGACACGGGGGAAGcatataaaaaattttctagTGAAGACAATCTTGAAGACAACGTGAACCAAGTTAAACTCCAAGAGTTACCGTTATTCAATCTTCAGGAGCTGGCAAGTGCAACAAACAACTTCCATCAATCAAATAAGCTTGGCCAGGGTGGATTTGGTCCTGTATACAGG gGAAAACTTTCAAATCAACAAGAAATTGCAGTAAAAAGACTTTCAAGAGCCTCTGGACAAGGGCAAGAAGAATTTATGAATGAAGTGGTGGTCATATCTAAACTCCAGCACCGGAATCTCGTTAAACTCCTTGGCTGCTGTGTTGAAGGGGAAGAAAAGATGTTAGTTTATGAatacatgccaaacaaaagtttgGACACATTTCTCTTTG ATTCAATCAAACCGAAACTACTAGATTGGAGAAGACACTTCAACATTATTGAGGGAATCAGTCGAGGTCTGCTGTACCTTCATAGGGATTCCAGATTAAGGATTATTCATAGAGATCTAAAAGCAAGTAATATCTTGTTGGACGAAGagctaaatccaaaaatatcagattttggtttGGCTAGGATTTTTGGGGGCAATGAAGATCAGGCCAATACTAAAAGGGTcgttggaacata TGGGTACATGTCCCCTGAATATGCAATGGAAGGGCGATTTTCAGAGAAATCAGATGTCTTCAGCTTTGGAGTGTTGTTACTCGAGATTGTTAGTGGAAGAAGAAATTCTAGCTTTTATGATGATGAGCAGGACATGAGCCTTCTAAGATTT GCATGGAAAATGTGGAATGCAAACAACATTGTGGCATTAACAGACCCGATGATACGTGAACCCTGctttgaaatggaaattttgAGATGCATACACGTCGGGCTACTGTGTGTGCAAGAATTTGCTAAAGATAGGCCAACTGTCTCCATTGTTATTTCCATGCTTAAAAGTGAGACTCTTGATCTGCCTCTTCCGAAGCAACCTGCATTCACGGAAAGGCAAATTGCCCTAGATGCTGACTCCTCTCAACACAACTCAAGTAAATGCTCCGTTAACAATGTTACTGCTACAATGGTTCAAGGCCGATAG